Within Actinoplanes sp. L3-i22, the genomic segment GAGGCCGCCCACTCGTTCGCCGACACGATCACCGAGATCTTCCTCTACGTCGCGTTGCGCCGAGGAGGAAAACCGGCGGACGAGGAACACCCGTTCGGGTACGGCAAGGAGAGCTACGTCTGGGCGTTCATCGCCGCCCTGTTCACGTTCGTCGGCGGCGCCGGGTTCTCGATCTACCACGGCGTGGCGACGATCATCAGCGGCGCGGGGGCCGGGGAGTACCTGTGGTCGTACATCGTCCTCGCGGTCTCCTTCGTCGCCGAGGGCACCTCGTTCATGCGGGCCCGCCGCCAGGTCCACGACCAGTCCCGGCGCTGGAACATCACCGCCTCCCGGTTCCTCCGGCTCACCCCGGACACCACCGTCAAGGCGGTCTTCTTCGAGGACGCGGCCGCCCTGATCGGCCTGGTCGTCGCGGCCGCCGGGCTCGGCCTGACCCAGCTCACCGGCCAGGAGATCTGGGACGGCGCGGCCTCGATCGTGATCGGCCTGCTCCTGCTGGTGGTCGCGTTCGTGCTGGCCCGGGCGAACGTGACGCTGCTGGTCGGCCGGGCGGTGCCGCGCCGGATCCACAACCAGATCGCCGCCGACCTGCGGTCCATCCCGGTGGTCACCGGGGTGCCGACGCTGCTGACCATGCAGATCGGGCCGGGCGACATCCTGGTCGCGGCGAAGGTCGAC encodes:
- a CDS encoding cation diffusion facilitator family transporter, whose protein sequence is MTIAPEPETAPTGLPDTGPRAETDSVGTVLLALLANLVIAVAKLFAGLLSGSAAMLSEAAHSFADTITEIFLYVALRRGGKPADEEHPFGYGKESYVWAFIAALFTFVGGAGFSIYHGVATIISGAGAGEYLWSYIVLAVSFVAEGTSFMRARRQVHDQSRRWNITASRFLRLTPDTTVKAVFFEDAAALIGLVVAAAGLGLTQLTGQEIWDGAASIVIGLLLLVVAFVLARANVTLLVGRAVPRRIHNQIAADLRSIPVVTGVPTLLTMQIGPGDILVAAKVDFDDEANGKEIESASDDAERRLKERFPEIRYVFLDPTRGEPGRDHIDGGVDR